Proteins from one Camelina sativa cultivar DH55 chromosome 8, Cs, whole genome shotgun sequence genomic window:
- the LOC104707378 gene encoding uncharacterized protein LOC104707378 isoform X1, which yields MVMLYDEADNLLESRMLKAGEVVDTGETLTFQAYLVDIGDPKDGSKASIDIKVEPSDQGSARKSFAVLRPNFKKSSLHGDEKKPNLVNKFSSKSLSPSHNMIRVFKKRELHKYGALTPDIMKSTTKGTVPLGSAVKENSSHPLINSPCDGKMWEIYLPHLFFLHNCGRSAVDSRLENDKLSKDKPLRDVNQILSILQRRNVTETCSDNNPQTSALLTPPESDTRQSHKMESVLTKAASREEVMVQETSSASTRGCLMSDPPSFDLGI from the exons ATG GTGATGCTTTATGATGAGGCGGATAATCTACTTGAAAGCAGGATGCTAAAAGCAGGGGAAGTTGTGGATACAGGTGAAACACTCACGTTTCAAGCATACCTTGTGGATATAGGCGATCCTAAGGATGGAAGTAAGGCTTCAATTGATATAAAGGTCGAACCAAGTGATCAAGGCTCTGCGCGCAAATCATTTGCAGTCCTCAGGCCAAATTTCAAGAAAAGTTCCCTTCATGGTG ATGAGAAAAAACCTAACCTTGTGAATaaattttcttcaaaaagtCTCAGTCCATCTCACAATATGATTAGAG TATTCAAAAAGAGAGAACTGCATAAGTATGGGGCACTGACTCCAGACATTATGAAGTCAACAACAAAAG GCACTGTACCTCTTGGCTCAGCTGTTAAAGAAAACAGTAGCCACCCCTTGATCAACTCTCCTTGTGATGGTAAGATGTGGGAAATTTACTTAccacatctttttttcttacataattGTG GAAGGTCCGCTGTAGATTCAAGGTTGGAGAATGATAAGTTAAGCAAAGACAAGCCTTTACGTGATG TTAATCAGATACTCTCCATTCTTCAGAGACGGAATGTTACAGAGACATGTTCTGATAATAACCCGCAAACATCAGCGCTTTTAACACCTCCAGAATCTGATACCCGCCAAAGCCACAAGATGGAGTCTGTTTTAACGAAAG CAGCATCTAGGGAAGAAGTAATGGTGCAAGAAACCTCATCGGCCAGCACAAGAGGTTGCTTAATGAGTGATCCTCCGAGTTTTGACCTCGGAATCTAA
- the LOC104707378 gene encoding uncharacterized protein LOC104707378 isoform X4, which translates to MVMLYDEADNLLESRMLKAGEVVDTGETLTFQAYLVDIGDPKDGSKASIDIKVEPSDQGSARKSFAVLRPNFKKSSLHGDEKKPNLVNKFSSKSLSPSHNMIRVFKKRELHKYGALTPDIMKSTTKGTVPLGSAVKENSSHPLINSPCDGRSAVDSRLENDKLSKDKPLRDVNQILSILQRRNVTETCSDNNPQTSALLTPPESDTRQSHKMESVLTKAASREEVMVQETSSASTRGCLMSDPPSFDLGI; encoded by the exons ATG GTGATGCTTTATGATGAGGCGGATAATCTACTTGAAAGCAGGATGCTAAAAGCAGGGGAAGTTGTGGATACAGGTGAAACACTCACGTTTCAAGCATACCTTGTGGATATAGGCGATCCTAAGGATGGAAGTAAGGCTTCAATTGATATAAAGGTCGAACCAAGTGATCAAGGCTCTGCGCGCAAATCATTTGCAGTCCTCAGGCCAAATTTCAAGAAAAGTTCCCTTCATGGTG ATGAGAAAAAACCTAACCTTGTGAATaaattttcttcaaaaagtCTCAGTCCATCTCACAATATGATTAGAG TATTCAAAAAGAGAGAACTGCATAAGTATGGGGCACTGACTCCAGACATTATGAAGTCAACAACAAAAG GCACTGTACCTCTTGGCTCAGCTGTTAAAGAAAACAGTAGCCACCCCTTGATCAACTCTCCTTGTGATG GAAGGTCCGCTGTAGATTCAAGGTTGGAGAATGATAAGTTAAGCAAAGACAAGCCTTTACGTGATG TTAATCAGATACTCTCCATTCTTCAGAGACGGAATGTTACAGAGACATGTTCTGATAATAACCCGCAAACATCAGCGCTTTTAACACCTCCAGAATCTGATACCCGCCAAAGCCACAAGATGGAGTCTGTTTTAACGAAAG CAGCATCTAGGGAAGAAGTAATGGTGCAAGAAACCTCATCGGCCAGCACAAGAGGTTGCTTAATGAGTGATCCTCCGAGTTTTGACCTCGGAATCTAA
- the LOC104707378 gene encoding uncharacterized protein LOC104707378 isoform X5: MVMLYDEADNLLESRMLKAGEVVDTGETLTFQAYLVDIGDPKDGSKASIDIKVEPSDQGSARKSFAVLRPNFKKSSLHGDEKKPNLVNKFSSKSLSPSHNMIRVFKKRELHKYGALTPDIMKSTTKGRSAVDSRLENDKLSKDKPLRDVNQILSILQRRNVTETCSDNNPQTSALLTPPESDTRQSHKMESVLTKAASREEVMVQETSSASTRGCLMSDPPSFDLGI, translated from the exons ATG GTGATGCTTTATGATGAGGCGGATAATCTACTTGAAAGCAGGATGCTAAAAGCAGGGGAAGTTGTGGATACAGGTGAAACACTCACGTTTCAAGCATACCTTGTGGATATAGGCGATCCTAAGGATGGAAGTAAGGCTTCAATTGATATAAAGGTCGAACCAAGTGATCAAGGCTCTGCGCGCAAATCATTTGCAGTCCTCAGGCCAAATTTCAAGAAAAGTTCCCTTCATGGTG ATGAGAAAAAACCTAACCTTGTGAATaaattttcttcaaaaagtCTCAGTCCATCTCACAATATGATTAGAG TATTCAAAAAGAGAGAACTGCATAAGTATGGGGCACTGACTCCAGACATTATGAAGTCAACAACAAAAG GAAGGTCCGCTGTAGATTCAAGGTTGGAGAATGATAAGTTAAGCAAAGACAAGCCTTTACGTGATG TTAATCAGATACTCTCCATTCTTCAGAGACGGAATGTTACAGAGACATGTTCTGATAATAACCCGCAAACATCAGCGCTTTTAACACCTCCAGAATCTGATACCCGCCAAAGCCACAAGATGGAGTCTGTTTTAACGAAAG CAGCATCTAGGGAAGAAGTAATGGTGCAAGAAACCTCATCGGCCAGCACAAGAGGTTGCTTAATGAGTGATCCTCCGAGTTTTGACCTCGGAATCTAA
- the LOC104707378 gene encoding uncharacterized protein LOC104707378 isoform X2: protein MVMLYDEADNLLESRMLKAGEVVDTGETLTFQAYLVDIGDPKDGSKASIDIKVEPSDQGSARKSFAVLRPNFKKSSLHGDEKKPNLVNKFSSKSLSPSHNMIRVFKKRELHKYGALTPDIMKSTTKGTVPLGSAVKENSSHPLINSPCDGKMWEIYLPHLFFLHNCGRSAVDSRLENDKLSKDKPLRDVNQILSILQRRNVTETCSDNNPQTSALLTPPESDTRQSHKMESVLTKASREEVMVQETSSASTRGCLMSDPPSFDLGI, encoded by the exons ATG GTGATGCTTTATGATGAGGCGGATAATCTACTTGAAAGCAGGATGCTAAAAGCAGGGGAAGTTGTGGATACAGGTGAAACACTCACGTTTCAAGCATACCTTGTGGATATAGGCGATCCTAAGGATGGAAGTAAGGCTTCAATTGATATAAAGGTCGAACCAAGTGATCAAGGCTCTGCGCGCAAATCATTTGCAGTCCTCAGGCCAAATTTCAAGAAAAGTTCCCTTCATGGTG ATGAGAAAAAACCTAACCTTGTGAATaaattttcttcaaaaagtCTCAGTCCATCTCACAATATGATTAGAG TATTCAAAAAGAGAGAACTGCATAAGTATGGGGCACTGACTCCAGACATTATGAAGTCAACAACAAAAG GCACTGTACCTCTTGGCTCAGCTGTTAAAGAAAACAGTAGCCACCCCTTGATCAACTCTCCTTGTGATGGTAAGATGTGGGAAATTTACTTAccacatctttttttcttacataattGTG GAAGGTCCGCTGTAGATTCAAGGTTGGAGAATGATAAGTTAAGCAAAGACAAGCCTTTACGTGATG TTAATCAGATACTCTCCATTCTTCAGAGACGGAATGTTACAGAGACATGTTCTGATAATAACCCGCAAACATCAGCGCTTTTAACACCTCCAGAATCTGATACCCGCCAAAGCCACAAGATGGAGTCTGTTTTAACGAAAG CATCTAGGGAAGAAGTAATGGTGCAAGAAACCTCATCGGCCAGCACAAGAGGTTGCTTAATGAGTGATCCTCCGAGTTTTGACCTCGGAATCTAA
- the LOC104707378 gene encoding uncharacterized protein LOC104707378 isoform X3 codes for MLYDEADNLLESRMLKAGEVVDTGETLTFQAYLVDIGDPKDGSKASIDIKVEPSDQGSARKSFAVLRPNFKKSSLHGDEKKPNLVNKFSSKSLSPSHNMIRVFKKRELHKYGALTPDIMKSTTKGTVPLGSAVKENSSHPLINSPCDGKMWEIYLPHLFFLHNCGRSAVDSRLENDKLSKDKPLRDVNQILSILQRRNVTETCSDNNPQTSALLTPPESDTRQSHKMESVLTKAASREEVMVQETSSASTRGCLMSDPPSFDLGI; via the exons ATGCTTTATGATGAGGCGGATAATCTACTTGAAAGCAGGATGCTAAAAGCAGGGGAAGTTGTGGATACAGGTGAAACACTCACGTTTCAAGCATACCTTGTGGATATAGGCGATCCTAAGGATGGAAGTAAGGCTTCAATTGATATAAAGGTCGAACCAAGTGATCAAGGCTCTGCGCGCAAATCATTTGCAGTCCTCAGGCCAAATTTCAAGAAAAGTTCCCTTCATGGTG ATGAGAAAAAACCTAACCTTGTGAATaaattttcttcaaaaagtCTCAGTCCATCTCACAATATGATTAGAG TATTCAAAAAGAGAGAACTGCATAAGTATGGGGCACTGACTCCAGACATTATGAAGTCAACAACAAAAG GCACTGTACCTCTTGGCTCAGCTGTTAAAGAAAACAGTAGCCACCCCTTGATCAACTCTCCTTGTGATGGTAAGATGTGGGAAATTTACTTAccacatctttttttcttacataattGTG GAAGGTCCGCTGTAGATTCAAGGTTGGAGAATGATAAGTTAAGCAAAGACAAGCCTTTACGTGATG TTAATCAGATACTCTCCATTCTTCAGAGACGGAATGTTACAGAGACATGTTCTGATAATAACCCGCAAACATCAGCGCTTTTAACACCTCCAGAATCTGATACCCGCCAAAGCCACAAGATGGAGTCTGTTTTAACGAAAG CAGCATCTAGGGAAGAAGTAATGGTGCAAGAAACCTCATCGGCCAGCACAAGAGGTTGCTTAATGAGTGATCCTCCGAGTTTTGACCTCGGAATCTAA